The genomic stretch CGCCGTTGCCGCACGAAGGTGTCCCGTTCCGGCGAACGCGGGCGTTCCTTCGGCTGCCGGCGGAAACCTGCCGCCGTTCCGGTTCATCCCTTGATTCCGCGGGATGGCCATGAGACACCGTTGGCAGGTTCTTCCTCGAAACCATGAAGCTGTCGTTCTGTCTTCGCCTGCTGGCGGGCGTGGTCCTGCTGGGGACCTCCCTGCGTGCGCAACCGGTGACGTTCACGCTCGATCCCGGGCGCAGTGTGGTGACGCTTTCCGGGGTCGTCGCAGGAGCCCAGATTCTGGAACAGGGCCCCGGGAGCCTGACCACGACCGTTGGTGGCTCCGTGATGGTCGAGATATCCGGGAACGAACTGCGCTTTCCGGGCGGCAGCCGGGTGAGCCCGGAAGAGAGCGAGTCCTGGCAGCCGGGGCCGGAGGGTGTGGAGGGTTCCGCGCCAGCGAGCTATGGGGGACGGGCGCAGATCGGCTCCGGCCTCTTTTCGGTGTCGGCCGTCGCGGCGACCCGGCGGATCTCCTTTGATGTCTTCAGCGGCGTGCTGCCTTTGGAGGGCGAGAATTTCAATGCAGACGGGCTGCTCTTCCAGTTTGTGGAGACCAACAATCCGGTACTCGACTACCGGCTGACCGGGCTGATCAACCGTCGGGCGGGCCGGGTGCTCGCCGGGTTGGCCACGAACTCGGTCACCGGGAATTCGACTCTGGTGACGGAGGGGACGGCGCAGATCCTGACGCTTGAGGTGGAGGCAACGTACGTCTTTGAGCTCCTGAACCCGGAGGATTCCTCGCTGACCCTGACCGGCCGTTTGGTGGCCACCCGTGTCCCAACAGACGCACCACCGGAGATCACGATGGATCCGGTGCCTCCCGGGGCGACGTCCATGACGCTCACCTGGCCCGAAGGATTCGCCCTGGAAAAAGCGGCTCAACTGGTGCCGCCGGGATGGTTGGATACCGGCGCCTCATCGCCGGCCGTCATCCCGTTTGCTGGTGATGGCGAGTATTTCCGACTGGTGCCCCGGTAGGCACCGGTGACCTGGCGCTTTGGCCGACCAACCTGTGGACTGCCACAGGTTGGTCGGGGCGGGTTTAGCCGCGCTCCACTTCAATCCCGCTGCGCTCGGGAAAACGTTTCCGAGGATCGCGGGAAGCACCTGCGCATTGGAGCTTCCCCCCGTTCCCCGCAACGATCCCACACGCCCGGCGGGGGAAGTCACGGACACGGTGGAACGTGTCCCTACCACCTGGGAATTGGCGGCGAAATGATTGACCGTGCTCCCCCGTGTCCGTGCCTCCAGCAGACCTTGCGTTTGATTGGAGGGATCGCAAGATGCCTCCATGTCCCGCGGGTTTGGAGTTTTCGCCGTTCGGGCGGCTGGCCGCTGCCTCCAGGGCCGGCGCGCCTTCACCCTGATCGAACTGCTGGTGGTGATCGCGATCATCGCCATCCTCGCCGGAATGCTGCTGCCAGCCCTCGCAAAGTCGAAGACCAAGGCGCACGGCATCGCCTGCCTCAACAACCTCAAGCAGCTCAACCTGGCTTGGGCCATGTACGCCGACGACAACCGCGACCGCCTCGTGCCCAACGGGACCGGAGCGCAAATCGGCTGGATCGAGGGCTGGCTGCAGACCCCGCAGGACGCGACAAATGTCAACCTGCTCCGGGCGCCCAGAGGCATGCTTTGGAACTACAATCAGGCCCTGGGCATCTACAAATGCCCCGCCGACCGGAGCACGGCGCGGATCGGTGGTCGCAACCTGCCTCGAGTCCGCAGCATTTCGATGAACGGGAACATGAACGGCGACAGCTGGTACACGGCCGAAATCGCCCGAAGCCATTTCACGTTCCGCCGGTACTCCGACATCGTCCGGCCGTCGCCCTCCGAGGCCTTCGTCTTCCTCGACGAGCATCCTGACGGCATTGATGACGGCTACTTCCTCGTGTTCGTGAACCGGCGTCACCTCTGGGGCAACATGCCGGCCAATTACCATAATGGCGCGTGCGGCTTTTCGTTTGCCGATGGCCATGCGGAGATCCGCAGATGGGTGGACGCAGACTCGTTGTCGAAGAAGATCGTGGCCAATCCGCGCGGCCCGCGGGACGTTCCCTGGATCCAGGTGCGGGCATCGGCGCCCTTGGATCCCGCGGCACCCTGGCCGCCCTGAAGGCCACCACGGAGGGGTGAATTTGCCGGCCGATCCGGCCGTCCGAACGGCGGCGGATGGTGACCACACGGCTACTCAGAAATCTCGCTCGACGGTGGGTGCTCGCCGCGGTCCTTCCGGTCTGCGGCCTGGCGGACGACTTTCAGGATGCCGTCCGCCCGCTGCTCCAGCAGCACTGTCTCGAATGCCACCGCGGGGGCAGGGCCAAGGGAGGGGTCAATCTCGCGCCGTTCAC from Verrucomicrobiia bacterium encodes the following:
- a CDS encoding type II secretion system protein, whose amino-acid sequence is MSRGFGVFAVRAAGRCLQGRRAFTLIELLVVIAIIAILAGMLLPALAKSKTKAHGIACLNNLKQLNLAWAMYADDNRDRLVPNGTGAQIGWIEGWLQTPQDATNVNLLRAPRGMLWNYNQALGIYKCPADRSTARIGGRNLPRVRSISMNGNMNGDSWYTAEIARSHFTFRRYSDIVRPSPSEAFVFLDEHPDGIDDGYFLVFVNRRHLWGNMPANYHNGACGFSFADGHAEIRRWVDADSLSKKIVANPRGPRDVPWIQVRASAPLDPAAPWPP